The Ignavibacteria bacterium genomic sequence GCTGAGTGTATTCATGGCAGGCATAAAGAAAAACAGCCTTGTATTCGAGCCCCTTTGCCTGGTGGAGCGTCATTATTTTCACGCATGCGCTTTCAAGTGCAACCGAGGCCTGGCCTTCGTCGTCTATATTTATAATTGCATCGCTAAGGTAGTTAATAAAATCGTAGAGCGTCTTATAACCCGAAATGGAAAAGTTATGCGAAATAGCGATCAGCTTCTCCAGGTTTGCTATTTCCTGAAGGCCGTTGGGTTTTGAGCTCAGAACCGTAAGATAACTGCTTTCCCTTATTATCCTGCGAAGGAGCGAGGTAAGGTCATACTGGTGAACAAGCACCAGGTTGTTTTCAAGTATGGATGCAACTTCCTGAATCTTCGGCGACTCCGGGGCATAGGCTTTAAGTGACTCCCAGAAGCAGTATTTTTCCCTCAGCGATATCTCATAGATCTCAACGTCCGAAAGTGAGAAAAAGGGGGACCTGAGGATGCTAACCAGGGCAGCGTCGTTTTCCCTGTTAAGGAGGAAAGACAGGTAGTTATAGATGTCCGATACAAGCTGTTTCTGGTAAAAGCCCGTGCCCCCTACGATTGTAAAGGGTATGTGGTACCTGTTAAAAGCCCTTTCCAGTTCTTCAAATGATTTTCTTTTGCGGCAGAGGATTGCTATGTCATCAAACCTGATGTCTTGAGTCCCATCAGATCCCGTAAGGCATACAATTTTGCGTGCAATGAGTTCAGCTTCAGTATTAGTTTCATCTGTCTTATCAGCCAGTATTATTTCGACTCCGCCGGGCGTTGTTTCGTCCTTAGCACATACCAGGTCACAATAGTTAACCTCGTTATAGACAGGATTCGGATTACTAAAAAGGCTGCGGAAGATATAGTTTGTAAAAAGGCATATTGCAGGGGCCATTCTGAAGCTGTCGGGCAGGTTAAGCAGGTTCTTTTCGCCCGAGGCCATCATGATGTCACTTTTTGTACGGTTAAACACCTTGAGCTCGGCATCGCGGAACATATATATGCTCTGCTTTTCATCTCCAACAATAAAAAGGTTACCCTGCCTGAGGTAGTCAAGAATGGGCATAAAAATTTCGTACTGGACTTCGTTGGTATCCTGGTATTCGTCAATCATTACGTACTGCAGCTTTTCCCTTAGGGCCCGGCAGACATCTTCCTTAACAAGTATGTTCTGCGTAAGGATAAGTATATCTTCAAAATCCAGGTAGCCCATCTGGCGCTTTTTCTCGCCGTAGGCGTTTAAGGCGCTGTCAAAAACCTCGATTAAATTCTTTCCGAATCGCGCAAGCTCTACTTCTACTTCCTCGTGGTCTCCGGGCAGGTCGAATCCTGCAATTTCAGAAAAATATTCCTCAACACTCCTTATTTCCGCGCTTAGGACCTCACGCTCCTTATTAAGGTATCCTACCTTCTTCAGGCTTGAAGTGGAACTGGTAATAAGCCTGCCTTTTAGCTCCTTAAGGATTGCGAGCATCCGGCTAAAGCTGTCAGCTTCCTGAAGCCTGCAAAGAAGAGAATCAACTTCGAGAGCCAAAGGGTTATCGGGCTTATGGGAAAGTACAGTACTGTTAATTCTCTTAATACTGATGATAACCTTTTCCCTGTTAGCCTCAACGATCTGCGAGACATACTTTTCAAAATTCGTGTAGAAAAAGGTGCTTATTTCTTTCTCATCCTTCGTATAGACTTCCGAAGCCAGCTTCAGTATGTTTTTCCTTTTTTGTATAAGCGAGGCAACCACGCTTTTAAGGACGTTCTTGGAAGCAAATATTCTTATCAGGTATTTGAGCTTTCCAGAATTTTCCTCATCTGAGATATAATGCTTAATCGTCTCCTCAACGCTAAGGTCCAGGAGCTCATCTGAAAGGTTCTGGTCAATAGGTGTAAAGTTAGCGTCTAGTTCAGCCTCCAGGGGGAACTCGCGCAAAATGTCTATGCAGAAGGAATGGATGGTTGAAATATTGGCCGAAACTAGCTGGCGCCTTATTCTTTCAATTATTTTCTTTTCCTGAAAGTCCGTACTCTCAAGGTAGCGCCTCTGCACCTCTTCGGAAATCTTCTTATATAGTTCCCCGGCAGCTTTATCTGTAAAAGTGATGGCAACGATATTTCTTAAAGAGACATTTTCCTTTAGGGCAATTTCCACGTAACGCCTTGAAAGGACGAATGTTTTTCCCGAACCGGCATTTGCGGTCAGGGAAATGTGCTCTTTGTAGTTCAAAGCAGCCTGCTGGTGTGGAGTGATTCCTGCCATAGTTACCGCACTTTTTTAAATTGAAGGAGAATTCTTGTTCCCTTGTCATTGGATCCGGCTATAGTTATGCTGCCGCCGATTCCTTCCATAAACTTTTTCGCAATTTTAAGGCCTAAACCCATTCCCTTTTCCTTGGTGGTAAAATTCGGTTCAAAGATGCGCGGCAGGAGCTCCTCCGGGATACCTTTTCCGTTATCCGTAATTTCAAGATTGATGAATTCCCCGTCGCTTATGGCCTTAAGGCTTACTGCTGTAGCCCCGGCCTGAATGGAATTCCGGATAAGGTTAATAATTGTTCTTTTAAGCTGGTCCCTATCGGCCTCAACAATAAGGTTCTTTGACTCATTGCTGATTGAAATTTTAACGTTTTCCTCCACATACAGGTCACATGCTTCCTGGGTAACTGCGCTCAAGTCAACCTTTTCCACCTTGAGGTTGGGCATTCTTGCAAATCCGGAAAACTCTGAGGCTATATTGCTCAGTGTGTCAATCTGATTTATGATTGTTTTGGAGACCTTGTCAAAAATTGCATCGAACTTAGGAGACTTATCCCTGTATGCAATCATCAGCTGCTGCACGGCCAGCTTCATCGGAGTAAGCGGATTTTTTATCTCATGAGCAACCTGGCGTGCCATCTCCTTCCATGCCGATTCCCTTTCCATCTGTGCAAGCTCCGCCTGGCTTCTCTGAAGCTCGCGGATCATGGAATTAAACCCGTTAACAAGGTCCCTGATTTCCCCTTTCTGCTTATTCCTGATTTCAAAGTTAAGGTCTCCTCCTGCAACTGAAATTGTAGCCCTTGTGAGCCCCCGGATAGGAGAAGAAATTCTGTTGGCCAGAATGGTGCTTATCATTATCACCAGTATAGTAGCAAAGAAATAGCTTCCGAAAAGAAATATATCCACTTCCTCGCCTGTAATAGGGAGTGAAATTTTGTTAAACACATCGCTTACCTTAAGCACGTAGTCGGTTCCGTCAAAGTTGACCTTTGTATAGATTGAATTATACGTGTAATCCTCGGCCTTTTCCCTCATGTCGTACCTGGTGTATCCCTGGAAGAAGAGTTTGCTGTAAGCCGAAGGGTTCATTATCCCGGGCAGAATTCCCGCCCTGAAATATTCTTCGCGTGTACTGAAGGTCTGCCTGTTCCCGGAATAAAGCGCAAAATCCAGGTTCAGGTCCCGGGAAGCCTCAGAGAATATGAGGTTGATGGGTTTCGTCTTATCCTGCTTCAAATGCTCCCTGACGTAGCTTTCAATGTTGCTGGTACTCTGCCCAAGCTTAAGTAAAATCAGGTCACGGGTTTTCTCCTCTGTAAGGCTCCTGTTATAAAAAGCCATAAAAATAAGAGGCAGCAGTGAGATAAAAAGAAAAGCCGCAAGAAGCTGCGCCCTGAAGGTATACTTAATAAATCCCGACTTCCTGAGCTGAGTGCCGTATAGGACCAGAAGCAGGACGATTATAAAAAGGCTGTGGATAAAGAAGACCTTAAAGAAATTGTAAAGGCTCCAGGAAAAATTCTTTTCTCTTAAGAGCACGGCAATTGTTCTTAAGTTTTCCCCTTTTATTTCCCTCAGTATATATGTCGTATAGTTCTCATCATCCACCTTCAGTGTCGTCCATGCTTCCCTTTCTTCCGGATGGGTCAAAAGAATGCTTTTTGTATAAGTATCGGCAGGAGTAATATCCCCGTATACGTTTTTCAGCCTGTCGTTTTCGAACTCAAAGACTTTCAGCTTTTCAAAACTGACGGTGGAATTTGCAGAGTTAAAATTAGAGGCCAGGAAAGGGGGAAGGCTGCTGACCTTGTAGTTATCGGGATTAAAGAGAACCGAGGTAACGACGTATCCCAGGAGCACATTATCTTCTTTTATCGGCACGATGCCCGAAATAATTTTGCCGCCGTCCAGGCCTTCGGGCCTGTAATTATTAAAGATCTGAATATCCTCGCCCTCGTAGTTGAGCACCATTGGTGTAACCCTGTACACAGGGTTTATATCAACGCCAAAACTGCCCAGCATTCTCTTCTCCCTGTCAAGAAGCGTAACCGAGGAAGGCATTGCCTCTCTCTGAAGTGAGCTTTCGGACCAGATCATAAATGCCGCGGTTTCAAAGTTCGTCCCCTGCTCTTTTAAGGCCTTAACGGTTTCATCGCTTCTTGTAGCATTTATTAAAGACTCACGCACAAGGAATTCCAGCCATTCGTCGCTTGCCCTGGTCAGTTCATAGGCTGTGGTCTTCAGCGACTCTTTTTCCAGCGAAGAGTTATAGTAGTTGAGAAGGCTTATTGTTATTACCGATGAAATAAGTGCATAATACACATAATTGTAGAGTACTTTACGCTCCCCGAAGAAAACTTTCCAGGCCAGTATGAAAGTAAAGGTAACAAACAAGATCCTGATAAGTGGTGTGCCCTGGGGTTCATTTTGAGTAAGGTCATAGATGACACCTGCAATCTGAAAGACTATGAGCACCCAAAGCATGCTTTTTTGCAGCTTCTTCTTTTCAACGTACGGGATATAATTAAATATTGTAAGGAGTATTGAAAGGGCAACCAGGACCGAACCGGTTCCAAGAAGAAGTACATTCAGCTGCATCAGGGCAGCAGGATAATCGGGCAAGAGCCCGGGCTCTCTGAAATAGCGCAGTGAAGAGTCGAAAATGACGCTTCTTATTGATGCCCCGAGCCCTCTTAAGAAAATAAGGTACAGGAGGACAGAAATAGCTGTAAGAATGGCAAAAGAATATATGTTCTTTTTCTCATCATTCCTGTTTGTCTTGATGTGTGCTACAACGTTTTCATAAATATAAACGCAAATAAAAAGGGCAAAAATAACCGTAATGAAGAATTCCAGCGGGCTTTTCACAATTCCGAATCCAAATGACGAGGCAAAGAAAGATGCATTTGTCAATGGCCCTTCAAGAAATTTTGCCGGGACCTCCATGAAAAACAAAGCAAACCTTAATGCAACTGCAAATACAATTAAGACCGAGGCCTTAAGGAGCCTGCTTTTAACCCCCTGGATCTCGCTGAAAAAACCCATGAGCAAGGCAGCCAGTCCTACTATTGCAAGTATAGACTGAAGATCAATAAAGAAGTCTTTGAGGCTTGCCTGGCTTTCGTCTTTTGCGGGCTTTAAGAACGAAACTACGGCTATCTGGTGGCTCTTATTGTTGTTAATTACAACTGAATATTTCCTTCCGTCCAGGCTTTTATGGGCAACCTGGGAGTATTCTATCTCAAAAGGGGTCAGATACTTATTGGTAAACTCCTCAGTCAGGCTAATCTTTTTGTAGTAATCATTCTGAATATTGTAATACTTTTCAACCGGGAGGCTGACAGACTCGTAATATAATCTTCCTGCAAGCCTTACAGTATCCGTTACTGTTAAGTATGTATAAAGGCCTGATCTATAAAAGTGAGCTTCACCCGGATCATAAAAAACCGGGAAAAACCTTTCCTGCGGAATTGCAATCTCATCCGTCCAGGCAACGAGCTGTTCATTGTCATTAAATACTTCCACAGAATAGTCGGAAGAATTCTTTTCATTTAAGGCTTCAATGAGGCCCTGAGGGCTGGCTTTTCCCCGGACTGACAAAGTTCTTATTAAGCTTTTTACCTGGGAGCTTTTCTTAAGGACGTTATTTTCCTTCGACTTAAGGCTTTTAGAAACCGAAGACTCAATAGAAGTGACTATTTTATTTAGTTCCTTTTCCCAATTCTGCTGTCTGCTTTGGAGCATTACCGGCGAAACTATGCCAGTAACCAGAATGAGAAAAACGGACAAATAAAAAACCGAGAAATACTTTTTACTGCCCTTCCAGAAGTATTTATTTAATATTTTTTTATATTTGCCTGACATCAGTTAATCGTAATCTGGGAAATCTTCCAACTATTTCCAAATAGTTTTAAGGAGATATATACCTGTGCAGTTCCCCTTACCCCCCTGGATTCATATCTGTAGTAACCCGAGGCATAAGGATTATCGGTCCTCTCGTTTACAGTAAGGAACCTGAAACTGACAGGTTTGTAGATACGCGAAAAATCCTGCAGTATATAAAATACCTGGGTAGCACTGTAATATCCGGTAATGCCGTTGGGTAAGCTTAAATAGGTCTGAGAACTGATATTGTTAGAAAATTTGTTAATATCCCGGAGAGAAAATCCCTCTTCGATTTTGTTAAAAATCACCCTCGGAACGTCACCTGTAAGCTTTTGGTCCTTGAGCTGTCCTTTGGGATTAAAAGACTGGGGATACAAAACTTCACATAATGCTATCCAGATACTAAAGGAAAGAATTATATAAAAAGACTTCCGTATCATTAAAAATTGCATTAAAATTAAACATCAATCCAAATATAAACAGCAAATATAGAAAAAGCATACTAAAAAGTATGCTTTTTCACTTCATTCACACTGCCTTAGTTATTTATGGCTTTTAGAGGCTGAATCCTGCCCTACTTCAGGAGCATTCTGTGGTGCTTCTTTTCGTCGAATGTAAGGGTTTTTCTTTCCCCTGCTGACTCCTTGAGCATCCTGTTGCCCTCGACGGTCTGGTAAGCCCAGTCGAAGGTAATCCTGTCATTTGTTATGTTTGTCACCCTGATTTTTGCATAATGGTTGTCAAAGGTCCAGATGACGTAAGTATGGCCTACAACTGCAACGGTATCCTTTGTAGGTGACCAGCCCTGGGTTGGGGCCATCTGTATATCGTAAATATCTCTTGTAGGACCCATATCCAAAATATCCGAGTCGTCCCATACATCCAGGTAGAACTTGCCCTGAAAGTTTTCAAAGAAGAAATCTGTATTCTTAGAGTCATACGGCATTACTGAATTTGAGGCAAACTCAAAGCCCGAGGTATTCGGGAACCGCCTGTAGTCGTAGATCACCCTGTCAAAATCCTCAGGACGGGGTGTGCTCTGCACCTGCTCGATGCTTAAATCACTTTCATTACCGTTAAAGTCATATGCCGCAACTGCATAGAAGTAAGTGTCGCCATTTTTTGCATCATAATCCGTAAAATGGTCAGACTCTGTGGAGCCCAGGAGCGTATACTTCCCATCGTAGGAGTAGCTGTAATAAACGTTATATCCTGCCACTTCTTTGTTGCGGCTATAGTCCCAGTATATATCCACCCTGTTATTCCCGTTTATGGAATAAACATTTGATGGCGGTGCAGGAGGTGCATCATTAAAGTGATTCTGATTTATATCGCATCCCGTTAATAAGAATGCATATACAGTTATAAATAAAGCGGTTAAGTATTTCATAAGTTTCATTTCAGACCCCGGTTATTGTTCTCTTTCTTTGATATAAACAACTTAGGTGCCAGAATAATTCTGCGATTTTTGCATTTTAACGGGGCTTTTAAGTCCCGCGGTGTACAATAATCTATACAACAGTTGTTCACTTTAGCTGAGGAGTATGAATTCTGAATGTGAAAGGCTAATATTTTTCCTCTTTCCGGGGTCCTTTCCAGGAGAAATTTTTGATTGCAATGGGTGATTTTTTATTTATATTAACTTAAATACAGCCATTGCAGGGAAAAGAAGCAGGATTGGAAAACAAAGAAACTTAGCTAAATGATCAAGAAAGATGTATTACGTACTTTGCAGCCGGCAAAAACTATTGCACCTGAGACCTATAAGATTTTGCTGCCCTTAGTTATAATCGCGGGATTTGCATTAAGATTTATACTTCTAGGAGCTGAAAGCCTGACGTTTGATGAGGTTTATTCGGTCAGGCTCGCTCAGATGTCATTTGGGGATATAATTCAGCAGACTTCCCGTGACTTTCATCCCCCTTTGTACTATTTTTTGCTCCACATCTGGACCTCACTTTTCGGCTACGGCGAGACTGCAGTGCGCGCACTTTCTGTTTTGTTCAGTACAATTACAATCTATGCCATATTTCACCTGGCAAAATACATTTTTGAAGAAAGGACAGCCCTCGTATCCTCTTTTCTTCTGGCACTCTCTTACATAAATATAGAGGCTGCGCAGGAAGCCCGGATGTACGCACTGCTTAGCTTACTAACAGTTGTTTCAATGCACCTATTGCTTCTGGCGCTTAGCTCGCACAAGAAAAGCATGTGGGTAATGTACCTCATTGTAAACTTTCTTCTTCTTCACACACACGTTTACAGTTATTTTATTGTTGCTGCTGAATTTTTCTATTTCTTCAGCCTTGCATTTTATTCCAAAAGGAAGTTTAAGGAAAACGTTCTTCCTTTTCTTTCTACAAACGCCGTAACTTTCTTTCTTTTTGTACCCTGGTTAATTATCTTCTACAGGCAGTTCCTCCTGGCGCAGAAAATCCTCTGGATTCCGAGAGCTACACTTCTGCAGCTTCCGGAGACTTTAGTTGAGTATTCGGGTTCGCTAATACTTGCCTTAGTAATGATCCCGATGATGATGCTGTCAATTATTTTTATCTCCAGGGTAATTAAAGTCAACGTACAGGGAAAGTTTGCCGGGGACTTTGAAGATATTGAATACAGGCTGTCTATAGTTAACGTTAATGAGGCTTATTTTCTTTTTATCTGGCTTTCTGTTCCGGTACTCCTGCCTTTTCTCATTTCGCAGTTCCTTTCCCCCATTTTTATGGTCAAATATACTGTTGCCTCTTCTGCGGCATTCATTATACTTGCAGGCAAAGGGATAAATAATATATCTTCAAAACCAGTGAAATTATCGATACTTCTGCTTATTTTGGGCCTGTCAGTTTTTAATTGGGCAAACGACCTGGTTACGACAAATAAGGAGACGTGGCGTGAGGCAATAGGATACCTGGACGCAAAGACAAAAAAGGGCGACGCCATATTGTTTAATGCCGGCGTATGCAGATTTATGTATGAGTATTATTCCAAAAGGACGGACGTCGTTTTGATTCCTTTTGAGCCAAGTGCCCCGCAGCTAAACCCTGACAGCCTGCGGGAAATGCTGAGGCCTATAATGGAAACTCACAGGAATGTGTGGCTGGTTTCCTCGCATAACCGCGACTGGAATGATACGGTAGCCAAGACTTTGCTGGCTGCCTCTGATTCGTCATTTCACAGATATTTCTTTTCACATTACAGGAAATACTTTTTGTACGACGTTTACGACGACAGGTCATCCGACTTTATACTCCTAAGGCAGTATAATTCGCCCGATATAAAGCTCTACTATTTCAGCTTTAATAAATAATTTTTGGTTTTTGGGGAGTTAATGGGAAATATAGAATTCTGGATTAGTCAGTACGGTTACGGGGGGATTTTCATTTTGCTTGTTCTTGGGATTGTGGGGCTGCCTGTTCCTGATGAAACTTTACTTACTCTGACCGGTTTTTTGGTTTACAAGGGCGACCTTAAGCTTGTTCCTGCCTTCTTTTCAGCCTATCTGGGAAGTGTAGTTGGTATAACTTTAAGCTACACAATCGGGCGCACATTCGGGCTTTATGTACTTCACAAATACGGCAGATATCTTCACATTACAGAAGAAAAGCTTGCAAAGGCACACAACTGGTTCGAAAAAGTGGGGCGCTGGGCGCTTTTAATAGGATACTTTATTCCCGGCATCAGGCACATTTTTGCCATAATTGCAGGAACCAGCAAGCTGGAGCTCTGGGAATTTGCTCTTTTTGCCTACCTTGGAGCATTTATCTGGGCTGCGGGATTCCTTTCAGTAGGATACTTTTTCGGGGACAAGTGGGAAGTTATGCTTGAGAGCGTTCAGCACCACACGGTTATGATCTCTTTTATACTGGTAGTACTGGTACTTCTTTTCCTTTTATTCAAGAAAAAAATTCTGGGGAAATCTGCCGAGAAAGCTTCCTGAATACTGCAAAAGGTCTATCTTAAATTTTTAAAATAAAAAAAGGCTGCCAGATTTCATTTGCGAATTGGAAGAGTCATTTTTCGCTTATCTTTGTCACCACAACAAGGAGAAATCCCAGCCAGCCTTTTTTAATCTTCTGTATACTTCTTACTTTTTAATTTTTCCTTTTTAATTATTAATTGACTTCTAGTCCATCATCATTCTGAGGAATGAAGAGCTTTCATCGTCATCTCTGTCGTCTTCAACCTGTTTTCTTTTGTCTTCAGGCTGATAATTTGCAATCTTATCGATTGTAAATCCGCTCTGAGGTACCTGATCCTCTTCCGGAAGGGCAACCGATTTTGAGCCTTTCACGCGGAAAATGGTCGGTATATCCAGATCCTCCTGCTTTGTAAACCTGAAATCGTTCTGTTCAGGTTCCTTTGGGCTATAGCCCCCGAAGGAGAAAGATGGAGTCGGCTGCGGCTTTGCGGCCTGAGGAGCTACTTCCTTCTGTTTCCTGTTGCTGTCGAAACCGGTGGCAATTACGGTATAAGAGACGTATTCATTCATCTCCTCTTTATTTACCCAGCCGAAGATAACGTTTGCTTCTTCGCCTGCAGCATCATAGATCACCTTGTTGCCCTCATCGATCTCGCGCATTGTAAGGGAGCTTGAGCCTGTTACATTAAGGAGTATATTCTTAGCGCCCTTAATGCTTACGCCTTCAAGGAGCGGGCTTGAGATAGCCTTCTGAGCAGCTTCAATTGCGCGGTTTTCGCCGCTTGCAATTCCGCAGCCCATTAAGGCCTCACCGCTCTGGCTCATAACCGAGCGCACGTCGGCAAAGTCCACGTTTATAATGCCGCCTATGGTAATAATGTCGGCAATTCCGCGCGTAGCCTCGTAGAGCACTTCATTCGGCTTATCGAAGGCCTGGTTAGCGCTGATTGAAGGGTCAAGTATATTCAACAGTCTTTCATTCGGAATTACAATAAGGCTGTCAACATACTGCCTTAATTCCTGAATGCCCTGTTCGGCATTCATCATTCTTTTCTTGCCTTCCCATCTGAAGGGTTTTGTTACAATACCGACTACAAGAGCGCCCAGGCTCTTTGCAATAGAGGCAACTATAGGAGCTCCCCCGGTACCGGTACCGCCGCCCATACCGGCAGTAATAAAGACCATATCGCTTCCTTCCAGGATCTTGGTCAGCTTTTCACGGTCTTCTTCAACAGCTTTCTTGCCTACATTAGGATCGGCTCCTGCTCCAAGGCCGCGTGTAACGCTAGTGCCGACCTGGATTTTATGAGTAGCAGTGTTTTTAATGAGCACCTGGGCATCAGTATTAACTACAATGTACTCAACGCCGCTCAGTCCCCTATTGATCATGCTCTCAACTGCATTACAGCCGCCCCCGCCAACGCCAACTACTTTCAGCTGTGCCGACATAGGATTTTCACGATCCAATGTTGCAAAAAATGACATAAACTTCCTCCTTGTTGTGGTTTTTATAACTCGTCAAAAAACTCGCGTACTTTCTTGAATATATCGAAAACTGCATTTTTGTCTTTGCTCTTCTTCATCTTGACAGCAGCAGCAGCACTTTCGCTGGATCCCGTACCGGGGACGCCCCGGATGAGTCCTGCCAGAGTGGCAAATTCAGGACTTTCAATTTCAGCAGAAAGCCCTTTGCCAAGGTCCTGCGGAACTCCAATTCTTGTAGGCAGGCCGAAAACCTCTTCAGCAAGTTCGGTACAGCCTTTAAGGAGCGATCCGCCGCCGGTTAGAACAATACCGGCCTTAATTTTATTCTTGAAGCCCGTATGCCTGATTTCATTATCAATAAGAGTAAAGAGCTCTCTCATTCTGACACTGATAATCTGAGTAAGGAGGCTTA encodes the following:
- a CDS encoding UvrD-helicase domain-containing protein, producing the protein MAGITPHQQAALNYKEHISLTANAGSGKTFVLSRRYVEIALKENVSLRNIVAITFTDKAAGELYKKISEEVQRRYLESTDFQEKKIIERIRRQLVSANISTIHSFCIDILREFPLEAELDANFTPIDQNLSDELLDLSVEETIKHYISDEENSGKLKYLIRIFASKNVLKSVVASLIQKRKNILKLASEVYTKDEKEISTFFYTNFEKYVSQIVEANREKVIISIKRINSTVLSHKPDNPLALEVDSLLCRLQEADSFSRMLAILKELKGRLITSSTSSLKKVGYLNKEREVLSAEIRSVEEYFSEIAGFDLPGDHEEVEVELARFGKNLIEVFDSALNAYGEKKRQMGYLDFEDILILTQNILVKEDVCRALREKLQYVMIDEYQDTNEVQYEIFMPILDYLRQGNLFIVGDEKQSIYMFRDAELKVFNRTKSDIMMASGEKNLLNLPDSFRMAPAICLFTNYIFRSLFSNPNPVYNEVNYCDLVCAKDETTPGGVEIILADKTDETNTEAELIARKIVCLTGSDGTQDIRFDDIAILCRKRKSFEELERAFNRYHIPFTIVGGTGFYQKQLVSDIYNYLSFLLNRENDAALVSILRSPFFSLSDVEIYEISLREKYCFWESLKAYAPESPKIQEVASILENNLVLVHQYDLTSLLRRIIRESSYLTVLSSKPNGLQEIANLEKLIAISHNFSISGYKTLYDFINYLSDAIINIDDEGQASVALESACVKIMTLHQAKGLEYKAVFLYACHEYTQQDTVRAKSVVINKDFGLLTSVPVNNNYFEDYRQAPIVALHNFMARKKNLAEIKRLLYVGVTRAKNYLYISATHKDYKFNPESFMSLILTGLKIKLPVEAVEINFEQSFLKSLEDGFTNETKTLSLNIPVVNQTGAASPIEISDSSGSLADKILKIDPVPDMQEDETISATKIAVYTQCPMKYYLTYELGYSKLLKTFQRDFTHFDFKQEDEEPSKPSFADVKGKLLHFLLEHEAVPGSYEDRLEELIKSELHFVDATAENLKSIKDSVIEDLNSYLSSRTCREIRSFRNFKNEFELLVREKDFYLYGIVDKLVLEDKRVIVIDFKSDGIAEKEIHSRKEHYLPQLKFYAYLISKLYTEVEEVEIRLIFLKHPEVEVKSVLKKTEIEAIGFELYGVVDKIRRMEFGKNLNHCYYCHYSMDKRCIMQ
- a CDS encoding HAMP domain-containing protein produces the protein MSGKYKKILNKYFWKGSKKYFSVFYLSVFLILVTGIVSPVMLQSRQQNWEKELNKIVTSIESSVSKSLKSKENNVLKKSSQVKSLIRTLSVRGKASPQGLIEALNEKNSSDYSVEVFNDNEQLVAWTDEIAIPQERFFPVFYDPGEAHFYRSGLYTYLTVTDTVRLAGRLYYESVSLPVEKYYNIQNDYYKKISLTEEFTNKYLTPFEIEYSQVAHKSLDGRKYSVVINNNKSHQIAVVSFLKPAKDESQASLKDFFIDLQSILAIVGLAALLMGFFSEIQGVKSRLLKASVLIVFAVALRFALFFMEVPAKFLEGPLTNASFFASSFGFGIVKSPLEFFITVIFALFICVYIYENVVAHIKTNRNDEKKNIYSFAILTAISVLLYLIFLRGLGASIRSVIFDSSLRYFREPGLLPDYPAALMQLNVLLLGTGSVLVALSILLTIFNYIPYVEKKKLQKSMLWVLIVFQIAGVIYDLTQNEPQGTPLIRILFVTFTFILAWKVFFGERKVLYNYVYYALISSVITISLLNYYNSSLEKESLKTTAYELTRASDEWLEFLVRESLINATRSDETVKALKEQGTNFETAAFMIWSESSLQREAMPSSVTLLDREKRMLGSFGVDINPVYRVTPMVLNYEGEDIQIFNNYRPEGLDGGKIISGIVPIKEDNVLLGYVVTSVLFNPDNYKVSSLPPFLASNFNSANSTVSFEKLKVFEFENDRLKNVYGDITPADTYTKSILLTHPEEREAWTTLKVDDENYTTYILREIKGENLRTIAVLLREKNFSWSLYNFFKVFFIHSLFIIVLLLVLYGTQLRKSGFIKYTFRAQLLAAFLFISLLPLIFMAFYNRSLTEEKTRDLILLKLGQSTSNIESYVREHLKQDKTKPINLIFSEASRDLNLDFALYSGNRQTFSTREEYFRAGILPGIMNPSAYSKLFFQGYTRYDMREKAEDYTYNSIYTKVNFDGTDYVLKVSDVFNKISLPITGEEVDIFLFGSYFFATILVIMISTILANRISSPIRGLTRATISVAGGDLNFEIRNKQKGEIRDLVNGFNSMIRELQRSQAELAQMERESAWKEMARQVAHEIKNPLTPMKLAVQQLMIAYRDKSPKFDAIFDKVSKTIINQIDTLSNIASEFSGFARMPNLKVEKVDLSAVTQEACDLYVEENVKISISNESKNLIVEADRDQLKRTIINLIRNSIQAGATAVSLKAISDGEFINLEITDNGKGIPEELLPRIFEPNFTTKEKGMGLGLKIAKKFMEGIGGSITIAGSNDKGTRILLQFKKVR
- a CDS encoding DUF4783 domain-containing protein, yielding MIRKSFYIILSFSIWIALCEVLYPQSFNPKGQLKDQKLTGDVPRVIFNKIEEGFSLRDINKFSNNISSQTYLSLPNGITGYYSATQVFYILQDFSRIYKPVSFRFLTVNERTDNPYASGYYRYESRGVRGTAQVYISLKLFGNSWKISQITIN
- a CDS encoding DedA family protein, which encodes MGNIEFWISQYGYGGIFILLVLGIVGLPVPDETLLTLTGFLVYKGDLKLVPAFFSAYLGSVVGITLSYTIGRTFGLYVLHKYGRYLHITEEKLAKAHNWFEKVGRWALLIGYFIPGIRHIFAIIAGTSKLELWEFALFAYLGAFIWAAGFLSVGYFFGDKWEVMLESVQHHTVMISFILVVLVLLFLLFKKKILGKSAEKAS
- the ftsZ gene encoding cell division protein FtsZ, giving the protein MSFFATLDRENPMSAQLKVVGVGGGGCNAVESMINRGLSGVEYIVVNTDAQVLIKNTATHKIQVGTSVTRGLGAGADPNVGKKAVEEDREKLTKILEGSDMVFITAGMGGGTGTGGAPIVASIAKSLGALVVGIVTKPFRWEGKKRMMNAEQGIQELRQYVDSLIVIPNERLLNILDPSISANQAFDKPNEVLYEATRGIADIITIGGIINVDFADVRSVMSQSGEALMGCGIASGENRAIEAAQKAISSPLLEGVSIKGAKNILLNVTGSSSLTMREIDEGNKVIYDAAGEEANVIFGWVNKEEMNEYVSYTVIATGFDSNRKQKEVAPQAAKPQPTPSFSFGGYSPKEPEQNDFRFTKQEDLDIPTIFRVKGSKSVALPEEDQVPQSGFTIDKIANYQPEDKRKQVEDDRDDDESSSFLRMMMD